One window of the Benincasa hispida cultivar B227 chromosome 3, ASM972705v1, whole genome shotgun sequence genome contains the following:
- the LOC120073871 gene encoding serine/threonine-protein kinase PCRK1-like has product MSWFSSFCNGDKRDKPMNSTPVMSINSANTDIEVGRSGSELNSQNVSNSSSESSRRNYILSMSERASNLRVFAVSDLKSATKNFSRTFMVGEGGFGCVYRGSIKSADDPSQKIEVAVKQLGKRGLQGHKEWVTEVNFLGFVEHPNLVKLVGYCADDDERGIQRLLVYEFLANGSVLDHLSSRAETTLSWAMRLRIARDAARGLTYLHEELDVQIIFRDFKSSNILLDEQWNAKLSDFGLARLGPPEGFTHVSTAIVGTMGYAAPEYVQTGRLTSKTDVWSYGVFLYELITGRVPIDRNRPKSEQKLLEWVKPYLADTKKFQLILDPRLKGKSHIKSAYKLSNVANRCLVRNPKNRPKMSDILEMVDRIAEAWTETGNPQTPLESLGPSKTPKAAESWNDNKTIDSQHRENGWFSCLQATKLLRTC; this is encoded by the exons ATGAGTTGGTTTTCCTCATTTTGTAATGGGGACAAGAGGGATAAGCCAATGAACTCAACACCAGTTATGTCCATCAATTCTGCGAATACCGATATTGAAGTTGGAAGATCTGGTTCTGAACTTAATTCACAAAATGTTTCAAACAGTAGCTCGGAATCCTCAAGGAGAAATTACATACTCAGCATGTCTGAGAGAGCTAGCAACCTCAGAGTTTTTGCCGTCTCTGATCTCAAATCAGCTACTAAAAATTTCAGTCGAACTTTTATGGTTGGAGAAGGTGGTTTTGGATGTGTTTATAGAGGGTCAATCAAGAGTGCAGATGATCCGTCGCAAAAAATTGAAGTTGCTGTCAAACAGCTTGGTAAAAGGGGATTGCAG GGTCACAAGGAGTGGGTGACAGAAGTGAATTTTCTTGGATTTGTTGAGCATCCAAACCTTGTTAAATTGGTAGGCTACTGTGCCGATGATGATGAAAGAGGAATACAGCGTCTACTGGTTTACGAGTTCTTGGCTAATGGAAGTGTGTTGGATCATTTATCAAGTCGAGCAGAGACAACTCTTTCCTGGGCCATGAGATTAAGAATTGCCCGAGATGCTGCTCGCGGACTAACATATCTACATGAAGAGTTAGATGTTCAg ATAATCTTTCGGGATTTCAAGTCTTCGAACATTCTTCTGGATGAGCAATGGAATGCAAAGCTGTCAGACTTTGGACTTGCCAGATTAGGACCTCCAGAAGGGTTTACTCACGTCTCAACAGCG ATTGTTGGAACCATGGGGTATGCAGCTCCTGAGTATGTCCAGACTGGACGTCTGACATCCAAGACCGACGTGTGGAGTTATGGGGTTTTTCTTTATGAACTCATAACGGGTAGGGTCCCCATAGACCGAAACCGTCCCAAGAGCGAGCAGAAGCTTTTAGAATGGGTGAAGCCATATCTGGCAGACACAAAGAAGTTCCAGCTAATACTGGATCCTAGGCTGAAGGGGAAATCACACATCAAATCCGCATATAAGCTGTCAAATGTTGCAAACCGTTGCCTCGTTCGAAATCCAAAGAATCGTCCAAAGATGAGCGATATTTTGGAAATGGTTGACCGGATTGCAGAGGCATGGACAGAAACGGGAAACCCCCAAACACCCTTGGAAAGTCTTGGACCATCAAAAACTCCCAAGGCCGCCGAATCATGGAATGATAATAAAACCATAGATTCTCAACATAGAGAAAATGGTTGGTTTTCGTGTTTACAAGCAACGAAGCTTTTGAGGACGTGCTGA